Part of the Caulifigura coniformis genome, GCATGTCGTCCAGCAGCTGCGCCGCCACATAACCCGAGCGGAACGCATTGGGGACGATGCTCGACATCCGGGGCTTCGAGAGGTTGCACGCCATCTCGTCGTTGTCGATCCCGAGTACGGCAACCTGTTCGGGCACGGCGACATCCGTCGCACGGCAGGCGTCGAGAAGCTGCTGGCCGCGGAGATCGTGGCTCGTCAGGATGCCGATCGGCTTGGGCAGGGATTGCACCCAGTCCTGAAGGCTGGCGCTGATCCGTTTCCAGGGGGGCGGATTCCGGCTCCGGCCCACGCTGCGGTAGAGATGAACCTCGAGCCCGTGTTCGCCGGCCATCTCGCGAAACAGCTTCTGCCGCAGGTTGGACCAGGCGAACCTTGCGTCTCCGCAGAACGCGACGCGGCGGAATCCCCGGCGGAGGAAATGATCGATTCCGAGCTGGACGATCCTGGTGTGGTTCGTGGCGACCCAGCATCCGATCGAGAGGTCACGCCCTCCGGCGACGTCGACCACCGGAATGTGCAGCGACTTCAGCTTCCCCGCCATGCGGCGGTCGACAATCCGCGCGATGCAGCCATCGGGCTTGCTGGAAGAGAAGGTTGCGAGGTGTTCGAAT contains:
- a CDS encoding AraC family transcriptional regulator, encoding MMKRRAAEKTSRPTIALLIESSSAFGRELQRGILAYVRERDVWSIQLPDNEPGFEHLATFSSSKPDGCIARIVDRRMAGKLKSLHIPVVDVAGGRDLSIGCWVATNHTRIVQLGIDHFLRRGFRRVAFCGDARFAWSNLRQKLFREMAGEHGLEVHLYRSVGRSRNPPPWKRISASLQDWVQSLPKPIGILTSHDLRGQQLLDACRATDVAVPEQVAVLGIDNDEMACNLSKPRMSSIVPNAFRSGYVAAQLLDDMLGRRLKKPIGIEIDPERIERRQSTDILVFEDQIVRDAMQIIRRHACDGLKVVDVVRRMRVSRRTLDAHFVDALGRTPHDELLRLRLDRVKELLLETSLSVASVARRAGFEREEYMNVAFKRTFGVTPGTYRRNRGGGAGLFEKQADRRSL